The Pempheris klunzingeri isolate RE-2024b chromosome 16, fPemKlu1.hap1, whole genome shotgun sequence genome includes the window GTTTAAAGACCCTGTTTGACCTGCAACTGGATCCTTGCATCCCAGGCATTGGGAAACTACTGGATTAGGCATTCGATGGGTAACACACCCTGGGACACAAACAATTACATGAAAGTAATCCTGGGCTCCAGTGATCCTGCTTTTCAGACAAGGTGGTAGTGTTAGAGGGATCGTTGTCagatgttgtgcttttttttaaagaaaaaaaaagaatactgaGCCATCAATATGAATCTATGTGGTGTGATCTTTTGCAACGGGCTAATACATAAATGATGCATGCTATCAGAAACTAATTTTCTAGTATTACAATTGTATTGCAATTATTGTGGCCAAATATTTAAGTTCGGCATGGCCTTTCtatatttaaacttttttaatGTAACTCTTTCTTGTTTGGACCACTATGGAGATCACTTGAAAACGAACTTCTTTGTCACATTATATGCAATTTGTTAATTACAATTTAATGATCTGTAAATTGTCTCATCATCAATAATGCAGCCATGAGAAAAAGGCTCATGTTGCAAGCCTGCTATGTTATAGGTCTACCTGGCCAGCCACGTAGTGCTTAGGGCACACACATTTTGGGCATGCTACCAAATGTGCACCTTATGCAGTGTAACAGCACCTGGCAGTTCAAACTGCTCAGCAGCAAAATGGGCAAGACAAATAAACCTGAGTCATGTGGTCACCCTGCCTCACTGCGACACTCCCATTGCAAATACTCTCTCATTTACACTCACTGTGCTCAGCCTTTATACTCATTGTACGCTGTGTTTCCTGCATGCTCTATTACTAACAAACTTATTGGGCATTTTGGGCTATTTAGACTccatttgttattatttcttttgttaAAACCTATATTCTTTGTatatcaaaacattttccaatCATGGTACTTCCTGTGACTAAAGGAAACATATCACTCTTTTGCACCATCTACAGCCAGCTCTTTGCTCAACatgtacacatatatatatatatgtgtgtgtgtgtgagtgtgtgtgtgtgtgtatactggcAAGCTGCAGCTTATTTGCTATTCTATTCCTCATAGGCCGGGCGTGTTTTATGCATCTTTGGTTTCTTTGTTTGCTCACAACCAATCACAAAAAGCAATAGTGTGGCGAGAAGAAACTGGATAAAGCAAAATTCACTTTACTGGCACGTTTTAAAATTACTTGACTTGCAATCCCAACAGATTTATAGCAAACAGACCTGGGTTAAACATCATCTGGAAATTGTTTTATCACAGCTAATGCTTCCTTTTAACCTATTTGGAATAGCAGATGGATGGAGTGAACCATGAGTTTTCTTTCAAAGAGGTTGTACTGTCTGCACTGGCAGTTTTGTTACTGTCCCATAGTGTAAACCACACCCAACCTTAAGTCAGTGTAGATTAAAAACATGCTGGAAcgaaaaacacagcagatttGCAGCAGGGAGTGTTAGCAGCCAGATTTATATTGCCACACAATAAGTCTCATTTACTCTGTGACAAAGCAGATGAAGATAAAAGCCTGTGTTAAGAATCCGCCCAATCAATAGACTAAGAGTACATGCACGTATATGGATGTGCTTTAAAGGCTCATTGGGTCAAAATGTTTGTGATTATAGGACCATTCCAAGGATATTATGCAGACTTTCATCATTGTTGATGTTTATTTCCTGCCAAGTACtagagggggtgtgtgtgtgtgttaagcagCTGGACTCATTTCAGTCCACTGTCATGTCCAGTAAACTCCGCTATGCTAATATTTCAACTTCATATGTAATGCTGTATCATTTTTGCTTATTCTATGTAACATGTGTAATGGCTAATATTGAATAAAACTGTGACGATAACATATTTTTACTTGTGGTCCTCTGTGTGCTCAGTTACTTATTTACTGCAAGAGgccagtgtttgtgtatgtgtgtgtgtgtgtgtgtgtgtgtgtgtgtgtgtgtgtgtgtgtgtgtgtgtgtgtgtgtgtgtgtgtgtgtgtgtgtgtgagagagagagagagatggagggaggaagcacctgtgatgagagagagagagacgggggggggtTGGGATagagaaacagaagcagagacTATGTAAGTGGGTGAAGGAGattggggggaggagggggaggagggagagaggcaggtgATATTTAAGCCACTGGCAAACTCTCTCCCCATCCATCTCTGCCTTGGCTCTGTCCCCTGCACCTCTTCAAAGACAAAGGAGGCCCTCCATCAGCACTCAGGTAAGACGGACAGCTTGGAGGGATTGCTTAACTGtactttctcctctgtgtttgatgAAGGTTTCCCTGTAAAGTGAAGTATTTGAAAGTATTCTATCAGCTGTGCAGCGGCTGTGAATGGCTGTAGAATCAAAAAGATTTAGATCAGAATAACATTGGGTAGTGGGGGCTCAGCGGAAGACTTGAAAAGAAACTTGTGTAAGTCATTTGAACATATTTTCCCATGTAAAGTTACTATTTGATTTCTGGTGAAGTGTAACCTTTAAGAAGAACATGACAGGAAATGTATGCATCAAACAAGTGGAGCCAATAGGGATTTGTGGCAAAGCAATGTTAAGTAATGAGAATATATTGGCATTAACGTGgaataaatgtgtaaaatgcaTGGATAACAATTAATAACAACTGTTTCCTGCCTTTTTTAACCAAATGTTTAACTTTATGTGTCAGTTAACATGGAAGTTGTTGCATCATTAAGTTTACATAGTGAGTATTCATTATTACTGTGCTCAATATTGTGTTACTTAGAGCATTTTCATCTCCATGGTTTCCTATTGTATTGCGTCAGTCAGTGAGACAGGTGACCCCTATAGATTTTCCAGTTAGCCAGCTTTGGTGTCCACTCGCCTCTTCTTTTGTCTCCGCTGCGTCCGACTCTGACCTCTCTGGTACAATGCTCTGCAGCATGAGATGAGGAGCAATAACTGGTGACTGACATTAGCATCTCTGTCTCCTTTTGTAATAGCTCATAGTTAATAAATCATGCACAGGGAGACTGACAGATGAATTGTGTCCTTCTGTATTTTGTGTGGTTACGGATTAGCTTTGAAATACTGCCATAgacttttattgttatttctgttaatccatttgtttacatttgagCTTGAAAGTTGAATGAGACTGAGCAAGTGTGGAAGTGAATGAGTGCCCTCATCTGTACGTACAAGTCTATATATATGTTTGCACCTCAGGTTACTCAGCCCCTTAGTTTCTGCATGTGATAACCAGATAAGTTTTGTGTTTCACTCCTGCTGCTACACATTCAACAGACAGATAAGATGTTTTACTGATACCACAGGGTCAATTGTTACATGCATTACCAGGTTATAAGACAGATATCCCCACAAGTGGACTTTCAAAACagttaaaatgtccttttaaCTTCATTTTCTACATGCAGCAAATGGCAAGAAGTGTGCATGTGCGTTTATCTTACACATTGATTGTGActtatctgtgtctgtgtgtgcgcagtCTCTCACCGAGTCCAGCACAAGAAGCTCCAAGATGCCGGACACAATGTGTGTAAGATTGTTCAATAAGCTTTTCCAAAGCTAtcctccatctttccatccAAACCTCTGAAATGTAAAACCCAGTAAGGTCACGCACAGACAGTGACCACATTACTTAAATTAGGGTCAGTAATAGCCTCTGCACTCCATGCAGAGCGCTATTCAACCCGTTGTGCAGAAATGGGAAAACCTCTCTGCTTTccttccattcatccatctgcCTGTCCAACTATCACTTTGTCTTGGAGGTGGCTTCACCCCTGGTTGCTATGTGACCGCACATGCATCTGGGGCTGGAGCGGGCATTTTGTCGCAGAGTCTGACCTCTTGACCTGATACCTTTACAGCATGTCCAAGGAGCCCAGTTCCAACCTGGAGAGTGCCATGCAGATGCTCATAAAGACCTTCCACAAGTACTCAGGGAAGGAGGGCGACAAGTACACACTGAGCAGGGGTGAACTGAAGGAGCTGCTACTAGAGGAGCTGGGGACTTACTTAGGGGTAAGAGAAGGAGTGTGTGGAGGGGCAAATATGTGGTtgtacactgacacactgatgcAGTTTGCAAATATGCAACACACAGCTGAAGGTATGCGCTCACATATTCAGACACACAAGTTCAGACAAGTTTGTGCGGTGATgtatgcccacacacacaagttacAGAGAACACATTCttaactttctctctctctctttccctgtgtCCCGCTGACAGACTTCCAAAGATAATGAAGCAGTTGAGAAGGTGATGAACGACTTGGACGCCAACAACGACGGGGAGGTGGACTTCACCGAGTTCATCATCCT containing:
- the s100s gene encoding S100 calcium binding protein S → MPDTIMSKEPSSNLESAMQMLIKTFHKYSGKEGDKYTLSRGELKELLLEELGTYLGTSKDNEAVEKVMNDLDANNDGEVDFTEFIILMGALTVACNDFFLEFKTDEKPKEGDSAEKKD